The following is a genomic window from Sulfoacidibacillus ferrooxidans.
TCTGCATCTTGCCGAGCACCACGCAACGGTTTTCCCACATAGCGTCGCCTTTGCTCGTTTCTACAGCAGCAAGGCGCTGCATGGAATGCCACCGGGCGCGGCTCGGATCTATGACTTTCGCATCGCGGTCGATTGGCGTCAGGTAGGTACCTGCGAACAGCGCTTCCCGACCAAAAATCCCCAGCGCCTCCAAGAACACCGCATGACCAATAACCATGACTTCTCGCACATCAGCCGCGGGAATCCCGCCACTGATCATGTGGGCCCATTGAGGCAGATGTTTTCCGCACTCCTCCAGGAATTGACGAACCAATCCCTCGATCCCATGCAGGCGTGTTTCGTCGACCAGGCCGATGGTTCGCTCGCTGACACCGGTGAGCAGGGTAACGAACTTTTTGAACGCCACCAGGCTCCATAGCTTGTACG
Proteins encoded in this region:
- a CDS encoding DNA sulfur modification protein DndB, coding for YKLWSLVAFKKFVTLLTGVSERTIGLVDETRLHGIEGLVRQFLEECGKHLPQWAHMISGGIPAADVREVMVIGHAVFLEALGIFGREALFAGTYLTPIDRDAKVIDPSRARWHSMQRLAAVETSKGDAMWENRCVVLGKMQ